A single window of Diaphorobacter sp. HDW4A DNA harbors:
- a CDS encoding ParM/StbA family protein: MNVFAIDIGYSNLKVAHGSVEDGMTTVLRPAGAAPADHFGGRFDGKAQDDFLHVLVDGVNFIAGVSPDRAEMWERSLHAEYSKSDSYKALFHAGLLLSGMQEIDVLVTGLPVTQYQDEARRKELEKQFLGKHQITAKRAVTVHKVKVIAQPIGGLLDYVNQQGDVDEENEITDEHRILVVDPGFFSLDWAFVHNGQLQRQSSGTSVKATSVLLEQTGILIAEEHGAKPTIEALENAIRNGKKSILLMGQRVDIYPYLEKASDALASVIATSIQKSLRVESMSPDVIVLVGGGARFFKKAIQMAFPKIRVVSPDEAVMSNARGFWLMGASE, translated from the coding sequence ATGAATGTTTTTGCAATCGATATCGGCTACTCGAATCTCAAGGTGGCGCACGGGAGTGTTGAAGATGGAATGACAACTGTTCTGCGTCCAGCCGGTGCCGCACCTGCTGATCATTTTGGTGGGCGTTTCGATGGCAAGGCACAGGACGATTTTCTTCACGTCCTTGTCGATGGCGTCAACTTTATTGCTGGCGTTTCTCCGGATCGCGCGGAAATGTGGGAGCGTTCTCTTCACGCTGAGTATTCGAAGTCCGATTCATACAAGGCGCTCTTTCATGCGGGGCTGTTGCTCTCCGGCATGCAGGAGATCGATGTCCTGGTGACAGGATTGCCAGTCACCCAGTATCAAGATGAAGCCCGCCGCAAGGAGTTGGAAAAGCAGTTTTTGGGCAAGCATCAAATTACTGCCAAGCGCGCTGTGACAGTTCACAAGGTCAAAGTTATCGCTCAACCCATCGGTGGGCTGCTTGACTATGTGAATCAACAAGGTGATGTAGACGAAGAAAACGAGATCACCGATGAGCATCGTATTTTGGTTGTTGACCCAGGATTTTTCTCCTTGGACTGGGCATTTGTTCACAATGGTCAATTGCAAAGGCAATCGAGCGGGACCAGTGTGAAGGCTACATCTGTTTTGCTTGAGCAGACAGGTATTTTGATCGCTGAAGAGCACGGCGCAAAGCCAACAATCGAAGCATTGGAAAACGCCATTCGAAATGGCAAGAAATCCATCTTGCTGATGGGCCAGCGCGTCGATATCTATCCCTATCTGGAAAAAGCAAGTGATGCATTGGCATCGGTAATTGCCACATCCATTCAAAAGTCTCTACGTGTTGAGAGCATGTCCCCTGACGTTATCGTCCTCGTTGGTGGTGGTGCGCGCTTCTTTAAAAAGGCGATTCAGATGGCTTTCCCGAAGATTCGGGTTGTTTCGCCCGACGAAGCAGTCATGTCCAATGCCCGTGGGTTTTGGTTGATGGGCGCATCAGAATGA
- the mobI gene encoding conjugative transfer protein MobI(A/C) produces MEQYDKAIDGLAACIAALFDQAMLVAEDYWNFVNKMEGRQTGRDSKSSLQLSCQLKGNHIEAKWSGIKWYGQKASRYSLRVPIPKSKTTSSYAKNKLKEFAKEWEWEKVCEAEEKLTAIRRQQHHVVRAILLIKASKKLSESAPTIDSPDADFHEQEANISGEK; encoded by the coding sequence ATGGAACAGTACGACAAGGCGATAGACGGACTGGCTGCATGCATAGCTGCATTGTTTGACCAGGCGATGCTGGTAGCAGAGGACTACTGGAACTTCGTGAACAAGATGGAAGGGCGGCAGACCGGACGTGACTCCAAGAGTAGCCTGCAACTCTCCTGCCAGCTCAAGGGGAACCATATCGAGGCCAAGTGGAGCGGGATTAAATGGTATGGGCAGAAGGCCAGTCGCTACAGCTTGCGCGTGCCAATACCTAAATCTAAAACCACGTCCAGCTATGCAAAGAACAAGCTCAAGGAATTTGCCAAGGAATGGGAATGGGAGAAGGTGTGTGAGGCTGAAGAAAAGCTCACAGCCATTCGCAGGCAGCAACACCACGTCGTAAGAGCAATACTTCTGATCAAGGCCTCCAAGAAGCTTTCAGAATCAGCCCCAACTATTGATTCACCGGATGCAGACTTCCACGAGCAGGAAGCAAACATCAGTGGGGAAAAATGA
- a CDS encoding IS5 family transposase, which translates to MSETNWGRRKYRTTNWKAYNAALKARGDLSIWLDKDMQWLAPASGKRGRNQTFSDASIQFCLTIKCLFGLPLRQTLGLVQSLLKMAGLPWAAPDYSTVCRRQKGINVQVHYRPSGNGLHMLADSTGIKFLGEGEWKTKKHGAERRRQWRKVHLGIDAENMQIRAMVVTTNEVGDSPVAAGLLGQIPSHEIVASFTGDGAYDTKDVHEACHHRKAIPVIPPRKGARLRKGLAFAHRNEAVKACKKLGRTIWKRWSGYHRRSLVETKMNCLKRLGEKVMARTFERQVAELNVRASILNRFTELGTPQTVAVA; encoded by the coding sequence ATGAGTGAGACGAACTGGGGACGGCGCAAGTACCGCACCACAAACTGGAAGGCGTACAACGCAGCACTGAAGGCTAGAGGCGACTTGAGCATCTGGCTGGATAAAGACATGCAGTGGCTGGCTCCTGCGAGCGGCAAGCGTGGGCGCAACCAGACGTTCTCAGATGCGTCCATCCAGTTTTGCCTGACCATCAAATGCTTGTTTGGCTTGCCCCTGCGTCAGACATTGGGGCTGGTGCAGTCGCTGCTCAAAATGGCTGGCCTACCTTGGGCAGCCCCCGACTACAGCACGGTGTGTCGCAGACAAAAAGGTATAAATGTTCAGGTGCACTACCGCCCAAGTGGCAACGGCTTGCACATGCTTGCCGACTCCACAGGGATCAAGTTCTTGGGTGAAGGCGAGTGGAAAACAAAGAAGCACGGCGCCGAGCGGCGCCGTCAGTGGCGCAAGGTGCACCTTGGCATAGATGCAGAAAATATGCAGATACGGGCCATGGTGGTGACCACCAATGAAGTTGGTGATTCACCAGTAGCTGCAGGGCTACTGGGCCAAATACCAAGCCATGAAATAGTTGCCAGCTTTACAGGCGATGGCGCGTACGACACAAAAGACGTGCATGAAGCCTGCCACCACCGCAAAGCCATCCCCGTCATTCCTCCTCGCAAAGGCGCAAGGTTGCGCAAAGGTCTGGCATTCGCGCATCGCAACGAAGCGGTCAAAGCGTGCAAGAAGTTGGGCCGTACTATTTGGAAGCGCTGGAGCGGCTACCACCGTCGGTCCTTGGTGGAGACGAAGATGAACTGCTTGAAGCGCCTAGGCGAGAAGGTGATGGCTAGGACGTTTGAGCGACAGGTGGCCGAGCTCAATGTCCGGGCATCCATCCTCAATCGCTTCACCGAGCTGGGCACGCCCCAGACGGTGGCCGTGGCATAA
- a CDS encoding AAA family ATPase — MTNTHNNIRKDPEMDRLQAAAFRFLAMRQEEEANERALAHKSPTHAGARSTPSTDAEMLDQTEAEPGAIGITANCDISTSSGAVQVQTAHVHWQRLGKEQEVAPFPVIHMAYQGPTHSGLADDAADTIRMEHEVLASSTDSPDDVGLAAKQEPRLPDPTLPPPFDVSRTLPTHTSEDFEHMPRLGWLVREVFHGGEVIILWGESQAGKTALLLDMVAAVASGADWAGHPVTQTNVIYVALEGQLGLRTRVQALEHDRGGLHQKGIRYVFDACNVASTEDVDALAVTALKHQAKFIVIDTLSASLAGTAEENSNSAMAGMIANVQRLTRMTGAAVLLVHHSGNDPRRGARGAYALHANPDVSIEVGRNGNERYWRLNKGRDGSHTKGWFRIEPIEFQPAHETEPLQSIVIRHVQDSDDTQANDAMVFAGPKPKTQERTDVALQAIRQHLSQLDLNGNEQRNPGEATEETIRKIVSQAFKEMHDSGEEGYGSNHRAENVREAIQSLVSAGQLLREGGKVRVSR; from the coding sequence ATGACGAATACACACAACAACATCCGCAAAGATCCGGAAATGGATCGCCTCCAAGCCGCAGCCTTCAGGTTCCTTGCCATGCGACAAGAGGAGGAGGCAAACGAGCGGGCACTCGCTCACAAGTCCCCTACCCACGCAGGCGCCCGGAGCACGCCCTCAACGGATGCTGAAATGCTCGACCAAACTGAGGCTGAGCCAGGTGCAATCGGGATCACTGCTAACTGCGACATCTCAACCAGCTCCGGAGCAGTGCAGGTCCAAACCGCGCATGTTCATTGGCAGCGCCTTGGCAAAGAGCAAGAGGTTGCCCCATTTCCGGTGATCCATATGGCCTACCAGGGGCCGACACATAGCGGGCTGGCAGATGATGCGGCAGACACCATCCGTATGGAGCATGAAGTCCTCGCGTCGTCCACTGACAGCCCGGATGACGTAGGTCTCGCCGCCAAGCAAGAGCCGCGCCTGCCCGACCCCACGCTTCCACCTCCATTCGACGTGTCGCGAACATTGCCAACGCATACCTCTGAAGACTTTGAGCACATGCCGCGGCTGGGATGGCTGGTACGGGAAGTCTTCCACGGCGGAGAGGTCATTATCCTGTGGGGAGAATCTCAAGCTGGCAAGACTGCATTGCTGCTCGACATGGTAGCGGCGGTAGCCAGCGGCGCTGACTGGGCTGGCCACCCGGTCACCCAGACCAACGTGATCTATGTTGCATTGGAGGGGCAACTGGGGTTGCGCACACGCGTCCAAGCTCTTGAACATGACCGGGGTGGCCTCCATCAAAAGGGCATTCGCTACGTCTTTGATGCCTGCAACGTTGCCAGCACGGAAGATGTCGACGCATTGGCTGTGACGGCCTTGAAGCATCAGGCCAAGTTCATTGTGATTGACACCCTATCAGCCTCACTTGCCGGGACCGCGGAGGAAAACAGCAACTCCGCGATGGCAGGCATGATTGCTAACGTCCAGCGCCTGACCAGGATGACCGGTGCCGCAGTATTGCTCGTTCACCATTCGGGAAACGATCCTCGCCGCGGTGCGCGAGGAGCATATGCCCTGCATGCGAACCCTGATGTGTCTATCGAGGTTGGCCGCAATGGCAACGAGCGCTACTGGCGCCTCAATAAGGGCCGCGACGGCAGCCATACGAAGGGTTGGTTTCGGATCGAACCCATCGAGTTTCAACCGGCGCATGAGACGGAGCCCCTCCAATCCATCGTCATCCGGCATGTGCAAGACTCCGACGACACGCAGGCGAACGATGCCATGGTATTCGCAGGCCCCAAGCCCAAGACCCAGGAGCGGACGGATGTAGCACTGCAGGCAATTCGTCAGCATCTGAGTCAACTCGATCTGAATGGCAATGAGCAGCGGAATCCGGGCGAGGCGACCGAGGAGACAATTCGCAAGATCGTTTCACAAGCGTTCAAGGAGATGCACGATAGCGGGGAAGAGGGCTATGGCAGTAACCATCGAGCAGAGAATGTCCGCGAAGCAATTCAATCCCTCGTCTCAGCTGGACAGCTACTCCGGGAAGGAGGCAAGGTACGCGTGTCGCGGTGA
- a CDS encoding Ig-like domain repeat protein yields MPVLSAIDAPGQGWLRLTDAQNSQSGSAVYNTPFSSNDGVLAEFEYATWGGNGADGFTFYLLDGSVNNPPSGASDGSLGYSSWGSRPGVPKGYLGIGFDEFGNFSNPSFGGCSLPGGPTCTRVPNSIAIRGKDNSAAGDGGGPYPLLASVVVPEGVATAGRAGARKVRITVTPAPTIYVTVEVDFNGSGYRKVIDSLDISTSNGAPPATFKMGFSGGTGSLNNVHEVRFLGGQGARTASVALTSSAPAVCGASPTNLTATVTGSDPTQIPSGSVTFMEGTTTLGSAPLDAGVATLPVVLTPGMHNVVANYSGDSAYSTTGSPTASASGQGAACNTTITFTPSVVGQCGPVTLSATLSSTAGQAVPTGTVIFKDGGVSLTPAATLNGAGVAQWTGSLASGDHPITVEYSGDPNYASSNVGPITQTGTNPVCGTPAVTAGTYAASTLVNEPVSIAILYSDQSSDPIGAPLAQQSVQPDTDPTHLPSHGAVVFSNNSVVYTPNENYVGTDSFKYTICTVVAAPYTTQACGVAVVNVTVTKKIDQAAVPVPFVNQLVLLLMSAVLVALGVLGLRRK; encoded by the coding sequence GTGCCTGTGCTCTCAGCTATTGATGCTCCTGGGCAAGGCTGGCTTCGATTGACTGATGCGCAAAACAGTCAGTCTGGTTCTGCCGTTTACAACACGCCCTTTTCTTCGAACGACGGCGTTCTGGCGGAATTCGAGTACGCAACATGGGGAGGCAATGGAGCAGACGGTTTTACGTTCTATTTGCTGGATGGATCAGTCAACAACCCTCCTTCTGGTGCGAGCGACGGCTCTTTAGGCTATTCCTCGTGGGGAAGCAGGCCGGGCGTTCCTAAAGGATATCTTGGCATTGGATTTGACGAGTTCGGGAATTTTTCTAATCCTTCCTTCGGAGGTTGCTCGCTCCCGGGCGGCCCTACGTGTACCCGGGTTCCCAATAGCATAGCTATTCGTGGCAAAGACAATAGCGCCGCCGGAGATGGCGGAGGGCCTTATCCGCTGCTGGCCTCAGTTGTCGTACCTGAGGGGGTGGCGACCGCTGGTCGTGCTGGTGCACGCAAGGTGCGAATTACCGTAACCCCTGCGCCAACGATCTACGTCACCGTCGAAGTTGACTTTAATGGATCGGGTTATCGCAAAGTCATCGATTCGCTCGATATTTCTACGAGCAATGGGGCGCCTCCCGCAACTTTCAAAATGGGTTTCAGTGGTGGCACAGGATCACTAAACAATGTGCACGAAGTTCGCTTCCTGGGCGGCCAAGGAGCGAGAACTGCCAGTGTCGCGCTGACTTCCTCGGCGCCCGCCGTGTGTGGCGCCAGCCCTACCAATTTGACTGCTACGGTTACAGGTTCGGACCCTACCCAGATACCATCGGGTTCTGTCACGTTCATGGAAGGCACCACCACCCTTGGGTCGGCGCCCTTGGATGCTGGTGTGGCCACTTTACCAGTTGTATTGACGCCTGGGATGCATAACGTGGTAGCAAACTATTCTGGTGATAGCGCTTATAGCACCACGGGGTCGCCAACGGCCTCTGCTTCAGGTCAAGGCGCTGCCTGCAACACAACGATTACTTTCACTCCATCAGTCGTTGGACAGTGTGGTCCAGTTACGCTGAGCGCGACTTTAAGCTCCACTGCGGGACAAGCGGTGCCAACCGGAACAGTGATATTCAAAGATGGTGGCGTATCTCTAACACCCGCGGCCACATTGAATGGAGCTGGAGTAGCTCAATGGACTGGTTCATTAGCTAGCGGAGATCATCCTATAACAGTGGAGTATTCGGGAGACCCCAATTATGCCTCCAGCAATGTTGGTCCCATAACTCAAACTGGCACCAACCCTGTCTGCGGCACTCCCGCCGTTACTGCCGGAACCTATGCAGCGTCCACTTTGGTGAATGAGCCTGTGAGCATTGCTATTCTGTATAGCGACCAATCCAGTGATCCAATCGGTGCTCCATTAGCGCAGCAATCTGTACAGCCTGATACGGATCCCACGCATTTGCCTAGTCATGGTGCTGTAGTTTTCAGTAATAATTCAGTGGTTTATACGCCTAACGAAAATTATGTCGGTACTGACTCATTCAAATACACTATCTGTACGGTTGTAGCTGCACCCTATACGACTCAAGCATGTGGTGTGGCTGTTGTGAATGTTACCGTCACGAAGAAGATTGACCAGGCCGCTGTCCCAGTTCCTTTTGTAAATCAACTAGTCCTGCTGTTGATGTCTGCTGTATTGGTCGCTCTGGGTGTATTGGGATTGCGCCGTAAATGA
- a CDS encoding DUF6283 family protein: protein MTRNTKITSIRPAGFNDRGEDHQVVTVTGGAGSYRREPCRNCPWRLDAVGEFPAEAFKHSAGTAYDMAQASFACHESGAEKPAICAGFLLRGADHNLLVRLKRMRGECHDVHDGGHELHENYREMAIANGVDPEDPVLAACRD, encoded by the coding sequence GTGACCCGAAATACAAAAATTACCAGTATCCGTCCAGCAGGCTTCAACGACAGGGGTGAAGACCACCAGGTGGTGACCGTGACCGGTGGTGCAGGAAGCTATCGCCGTGAACCATGCAGAAATTGCCCTTGGCGTCTGGATGCTGTTGGCGAGTTTCCTGCGGAAGCGTTCAAACACTCAGCCGGTACCGCGTATGACATGGCGCAGGCATCCTTTGCTTGCCATGAGTCAGGGGCTGAAAAGCCTGCCATATGTGCAGGCTTCCTCCTGCGCGGTGCTGATCACAACCTTCTCGTTCGACTCAAGCGTATGCGAGGGGAATGTCATGACGTGCATGACGGTGGCCACGAGCTGCACGAAAACTACCGTGAGATGGCCATTGCAAATGGGGTGGATCCTGAAGACCCTGTGTTAGCTGCATGTCGCGACTAA
- a CDS encoding IS110 family transposase, giving the protein MQTIVRVGVDLAKNVLQVHAVDAQGKTITNRAIQRSKFLEWCVQLPARCLVVMEACGGAHHWCRHLIRMGFDARMIAAALVSPYRMQGKSGKNDANDAAAICEAASRPQMRFVQVKTLDQQGMLCVHRLREGFKEERTACINRIRGLLAEFGIVLAQSPRVLRAHLHDILEDASNEVAGTARIALQRAFMHWQELDEHIHWCEQRITAHNKQDEQVQRAASIKGLGPLTASAIVATVGDFKQFKNGAQFAAWLGLTPRQHSSGGKSNLGGVTKRGDSYLRSLLVQGAKAAVLTGKHNQDPISQWAIALRQRSGWQKAVVALANKNARILWALMVHERPYEAAHISTRPTQPLFAGA; this is encoded by the coding sequence ATGCAAACCATCGTCCGTGTCGGAGTGGATCTCGCAAAGAATGTGCTTCAAGTCCACGCCGTAGATGCCCAAGGAAAAACGATTACCAATCGAGCCATCCAGCGCAGCAAATTCTTGGAATGGTGCGTTCAATTGCCAGCTCGGTGCCTGGTGGTCATGGAGGCTTGTGGAGGCGCGCACCACTGGTGTCGGCACTTGATACGCATGGGGTTTGATGCCCGGATGATCGCTGCCGCGTTGGTGTCTCCCTACCGGATGCAAGGCAAGAGCGGTAAAAACGATGCTAATGATGCCGCAGCTATTTGCGAAGCCGCGAGCCGTCCTCAAATGCGCTTTGTACAAGTCAAGACCTTGGATCAGCAAGGCATGCTGTGCGTGCATCGGCTGCGCGAAGGCTTTAAAGAAGAGCGCACAGCCTGCATCAACCGCATTCGTGGCTTGCTGGCTGAGTTTGGTATCGTGCTGGCGCAAAGCCCCAGAGTCTTACGCGCCCATTTGCATGACATTCTGGAAGACGCGAGTAATGAAGTTGCAGGCACGGCTCGCATCGCACTGCAGCGTGCGTTCATGCATTGGCAAGAGCTCGATGAACATATCCATTGGTGTGAGCAACGTATTACCGCGCACAACAAACAAGATGAGCAGGTGCAGCGCGCTGCTTCCATCAAAGGCTTGGGACCACTCACGGCATCAGCCATTGTCGCAACCGTTGGTGACTTCAAGCAGTTCAAAAATGGTGCACAGTTTGCGGCCTGGCTGGGGTTGACTCCCCGCCAACATTCCAGTGGCGGGAAATCCAACCTGGGAGGCGTTACCAAGCGCGGCGACAGTTATCTACGCTCTTTGCTGGTGCAAGGCGCAAAGGCTGCAGTGCTCACGGGCAAACACAATCAGGACCCCATCTCACAATGGGCTATTGCCCTGAGGCAGCGCAGCGGCTGGCAAAAGGCCGTCGTTGCATTGGCCAACAAGAATGCTCGTATCCTGTGGGCTCTCATGGTCCATGAGCGCCCTTACGAGGCTGCACATATCAGCACGCGCCCAACGCAACCCCTATTTGCTGGCGCATAA